In the genome of Lactuca sativa cultivar Salinas chromosome 3, Lsat_Salinas_v11, whole genome shotgun sequence, the window CCATGGGACCCGCAAATGGTCATCACAACCACATCTCTACTCAGATTCAAAGCCATTATACAGAGCTTCATCATACCCTCAAGAACAACACCAGTTCTTCAGCGAACCCGTTTTAGTCCCTCCTCCTGCCCAAACCAATCTCTCCTCGCCACGTCAGCATTCCCATCTCTTAAACCTCTCATCCGCCATCACCAATCCCCACTTACCCTTAAACCTCTCCCGTTACAACCAGATAATCCCTCCCGGCCTTTCCCGATACGCtcaggcccaagcccaaaacAACTGGGCCAATACCAATAATATGTTACATGTGGATCATGCGGGATTACTAAGCAACACGTTTCAACAGAAACTTCTTCATAACGGGTCGTTGTCGCCCCATTTTATACCCCCGGGTCAACACCTTATCGGCCCTTTTTCCCCGCTCCAACTCTGCCCGGTTCCTTCACGCCCATTGCATCTGACTAAATACGAACCAAAAACCAAATCCACCCAAAAGAAACACTCCGGGCGTCTCTCCCGCCAGGGCTCCGATGGTAGTGGTAATCAGAAAAACGATAAATTCCGTGtacaatttaaatcaaaataCATGACTTCTGAAGAGATTGAATCTGTTTTAAGAATGCAACATGCTGCAACTCACAGCAATGATCCGTATATAGACGATTACTATCACCAAGCCCGTATCGCGAAAATATCTTCCGACTCGAGTTCCAAGTCGAAATCCCGTTTCTGCCCTTCTCATCTCAAAGACTCGCCTTCTCGATCCTCGCGTAACAGTACAGAATCACATCATGTCAATATTGATTCTCATGGAAGGATTTCATTAACCTTCATCCGCCGCCCGCCACCTCTCCTTGAAGTCGAACCACCTCCGGGTTCCGGCGGTGGTTCCGATCAGAAATCTGAAAAACCGTTAGAACAAGAACCGATGCTTGCAGCCCGAATCACAATCGAGGATTGTCTTTGTCTTCTTCTTGATGTAGACGACATCGATCGCCTCCTGCAATTTTCTCAAGATAATGGAGCTCAAATGAGGCAAAGAAGGCAGATTCTTCTAGAAGGGTTGGCTACATCGCTTCAGCTCGTTGACCCACTCGGGAAAACTAACAACTCAGTCGGGTTGACTTCTAAGGACGATATCGTCTTTTTACGATTAGTCTCTCTCCCTAAGGGCCGAAAACTGATATCAAGATACCTTCAACTTTTATCACCAAGCAGTGAGCTTGCACGGATAGTATGCATGGCTATATTCCGTCATTTACGCTTCCTATTTGGCGGTCTTCCTTCCGACACCGGAGCTCTGACCACCACCACCGCTTTAGTGAAAACAGTTTCCACATGTATCAGTGCAATGGATTTGAATTCTCTGAGCGCTTGTCTAGCGGCGGTTGTGTGTTCTTCAGAGCAGCCGCCACTTCGGCCGCTACGGAGTCCAGCTGGAGATGGTGCTTCGGTGATTCTGAAAGCGGTTTTGGATCGGGCCACGCAGTTGTTAAGTAACCGTGGTGTGCAAAACCCGATGCTGTGGCAGGCTTCATTTGATGCGTTTTTCGGGCTGTTGACTAAGTATTGTTTGAGTAAGTATGATAGTTTAGTGCAAGCCATGTATACGCAAGTGCCGCCTAGCACGGAGGCGGCAAGGGCTATCGGGCGGGAGATGCCCGTGGAGCTTTTGCGGGCTAGTCTTCCGCATACGGATAGTAATCAGAGGAAGATGCTGGTTGACTTTTCTCAGAGGTCAATGCAGGTTGCAGGGTTGACCGGTCATAGAGGGAGCGGTGGTCAAGTTGCGCAGGAATCAGTAAGAGGATGACTGATGTGTAATGAAAAGTGTTGTATGTGTGTtttgtggtggtggcggtggtgggcTTGATTTGAAATGGGAAGTggtatgagtttttttttttttttttaaatgtttgttCTGAAGGCAAGGGTAGTGTAGTGGTAATCTAAGTAAAGCAAAAACAACTCTGACCAGTATGATGACTTCTGTGTATAGAGAGGTACACTGCTGGGAGTTGAAAAGGGAGGCACGTTTTTTTGGTGCTCTCTGGTTTCATTTCATTTCGATTCGTACACTTAAATTATGTAATGTTGGTAAACTTGCACATTTGGATGTTTTAGTTTGAATTCGTATTTACAGATTCTCTTGTTTGTCTTTTGTTTGTTGATTGCTTTGGCTTTTCATAAGGGATATTGacataaaaaataagtttttcaaaaaaatatggTTATATCCTAACATTACTTTTTGGTGTgtaaagtttttatttatttatttatttt includes:
- the LOC111884452 gene encoding protein PAT1 homolog 1, coding for MERSGSKDLNSIIGVSLSDDKRFDASQYAFFGQNLSDKADFGCLEVEEDDDNPLNGLGDDEYRLFDREEEPGVGSLSDLDDLSTTFSKLNRSVSGPRHPGVIGDRGSGSGSISRESSSASEWLQERELPEWLDHHISDTETHHGTRKWSSQPHLYSDSKPLYRASSYPQEQHQFFSEPVLVPPPAQTNLSSPRQHSHLLNLSSAITNPHLPLNLSRYNQIIPPGLSRYAQAQAQNNWANTNNMLHVDHAGLLSNTFQQKLLHNGSLSPHFIPPGQHLIGPFSPLQLCPVPSRPLHLTKYEPKTKSTQKKHSGRLSRQGSDGSGNQKNDKFRVQFKSKYMTSEEIESVLRMQHAATHSNDPYIDDYYHQARIAKISSDSSSKSKSRFCPSHLKDSPSRSSRNSTESHHVNIDSHGRISLTFIRRPPPLLEVEPPPGSGGGSDQKSEKPLEQEPMLAARITIEDCLCLLLDVDDIDRLLQFSQDNGAQMRQRRQILLEGLATSLQLVDPLGKTNNSVGLTSKDDIVFLRLVSLPKGRKLISRYLQLLSPSSELARIVCMAIFRHLRFLFGGLPSDTGALTTTTALVKTVSTCISAMDLNSLSACLAAVVCSSEQPPLRPLRSPAGDGASVILKAVLDRATQLLSNRGVQNPMLWQASFDAFFGLLTKYCLSKYDSLVQAMYTQVPPSTEAARAIGREMPVELLRASLPHTDSNQRKMLVDFSQRSMQVAGLTGHRGSGGQVAQESVRG